The genome window CTACATTAGAAGAATACAGAATTATAGAAAAAGACACTGCTTTAGAACGCCGCTTTCAACCTGTAATCGTAAATCCACCTAGTGTTGAAGATACGATCACAATTTTGCGTGGATTGAAAGAAAGATATGAAATCCACCATGGAATACGTATTAAAGACAATGCTTTGATTGCAGCTGCAACTTTATCTGATCGCTATATTACTGATAGGTTTCTTCCAGATAAAGCAATTGATTTAATTGATGAAGCGTCCAGTAGATTAAAAATTCAATTAGATAGCGTACCTGAAAAAATTGACACCATCGAAAGAAAAATTGCTCAATATAAAATAGAATTAGTAGCCTTATCAAAAGAAACAGATTATCAGGCCATAGGCCGGAAAACCGATATTGAAAACCAATTGCGCGAACTTGAAAATGAAGCAAAATTAATGCGTAATAAATGGCAACTTGCCAAAGGCAGCGTTAATGAAATAAATAAATTAAAGAAAGATCTAGAACAAGCTAGAGTAAAAATGGAAGAGTACGAGCGCCGCACAGATTATGCTCGGGCCAGTGAAATAAAATTTGGTGAAATGCCAAAATTGCAAGAACGTCTACGTGCTTTAACCCAATCTTCATCACAATCACCAAATGAAGAAAAACATGATGAAAATTCAGTTTTCTTAAAAGAAGAAGTCGATGCTGAAGATATTGCAACAGTGGTTTCTACTTGGACAGGGATTCCTGTTAATAAATTATTCGCCGCTGAAAGACAAAGACTTTTAAAACTAGAAAACGAGCTTAGAGATAGTGTAGTTGGGCAAGATCATGCACTCCAAGCAGTTGCTAATGCTATTCGTTTAACCCGTAGCGGACTAAAAGATCCTAACAAACCAATGGGTTCATTTCTATTTTTAGGTCCAACAGGAGTAGGAAAAACAGAAACTGCAAAAGCCCTCGCAAAAAGTTTATTTGATACAGAAAAGTCTATGATACGGATAGATATGTCTGAATATATGGAACAACATTCTGTTTCTCGTTTGATAGGAGCTCCTCCTGGCTACGTTGGTTTTGAAGATGGAGGACAATTAACAGAAGCTGTGCGCAGAAAACCTTATACAGTTGTTCTTTTTGATGAAATTGAAAAAGCACATCCAAAAGTTCTGAATGTATTATTGCAAATGCTAGATGATGGTAGGTTAACCGACGGACAAGGTAGAACTATTAATTTCCAAAATTGTATCGTAATCATGACAAGTAACATTGGAGCGCACCGAATATTGGAAGCACCAGAAGATGCTCGAAACAGCGAACAACTAAAGAAACTTGTTATGGAAGAAGTCTTAACGCATATGCGTCCCGAGTTATTAAATAGAATAGATGAAACAGTTATATTTAATGCTTTAAGAGAAGATGTTATTGAAAAAATTGTCAGTATCCAAGTCTCTAAATTAGCTCAAAGATTAATGCAACAGCAACATATGGCACTTGAAGTAAACCCAGAAGTAATTTCATCTATTGCAACAGAAGGCTGGGACGTTAATTTTGGTGCACGTCCTTTAAAAAGAGCTTTGCAAGACTTGGTCGAAGTTCCCTTATCTATGGAGCTTTTAGAAGGCAAATTTAATGAAGGAGATACCATTATTGTAAAAGAAGATTCAAAAAAGAATATTTCTTTTAGCAAAAAATAAATTTATTTCCATATAATTGCATTTTTTATAAAAAAAGTCCTAGAAGAAATTTTTAGGACTTTTTTTTCTTCAAGCTCTCATATTTTTTTCTATATTAAAAAAAGAATAGTAACAGTTTTCGTTTCTTTAATAATGTAACAAAATAAAATTTTTCTATTCCTATAACTTTTTGTTTGTATTCTATTTCTTTTGCCTATATAATGTCAAAAACAATATTAGAGGTTGGACATGCAAAAAAATAAAGTTACTTTGTATTCATTGTCTTCTATTTTAATTCTATTTCTAATTAGTTGCGGAAAAAAAGATAACACTCATTCTGAAACTACAACTGAATATACTTATCCAGGTTTAGTTGTTTTGAAAGAAGAAAATAATAAGCATAATTATTTAAATGATTATGAAAATTATACACCACTATATTTGGAAAAAAATTCAGATAAAACAAAAAAATTAGCAAGTAATGTAATTAAAGAAATAAGTGGTTTAAGCTTTGCCAGCAATTACGTTTTAGTTGCAAAAACCAACAATGGACCAAAATTTTATGTTTATAATGAAAAACCAAGTAATGAAATGCTAAATAAACACTTAGAGTTACTTGTTAGTGATAAAGATTTTCAAAATAAAAACATAAAAAATGTAAAATCTACTTTAACAAATGCAACTGTTAATATTACTTTAGTCAGACGAAATATCCAATGTCCTATGCTTATGTTTTTTGATGAAGAAGAGTTAAAAGATTATTGCATAAATAATGCTTTTCTAGAATTAAATTATAAAGTAGATCTATCAGGCTCAAAAATTACAATGAAAGAAGATCCAAAAACTGGTCAATTAATTAAAACTGAAAATGCAAAATATTTAATGGTTTCTGTTTCACCAGATGAAGAAGGTGGAACAGGTTGGCACTTAGCGGATGACATTAATCAAGGATTTAATAGAAGCGAATTTTTAAGAAGTAAACGGGATTTTGTTGGCCCATATGCAAATAAATATAACTTTTGGGTAAATGAAATTACTTCAACAAATGATGTTAAATTAGTGAAAACATTTCCACAAAATACAAATCCAGGCTCAACAGTTACCCAAAGTCATGGAACAACAATCGGACTTTCAGGAAATATTGTTGGCGGCGTTATGAATCATAATCCCAATGCTAATGTTTCACTAGGAGCATCAATACAAATATCAAATTTAAGAAATGTTTCTTACAATACATATGAATACACCATAGAAAATATAAGCTATAATAATAAAGCAAAATGGATGTGGGATTCAAAAGTGAATGATAAAATTTGCGACTATTTAACCAGAAAAGATTTTAATACTTGCCATTTTACTGAAGCAGCTTGGCAAAAAAGTTGGTCTGCAAATAGGGGCAAGTTTTCAGCTATTAGTCATAAATCATTTACCCCTTCATTTCAAGCAGTTTTTAAAACAAGTAAACAAAATCAAGGAAATTCAATTTTTGAGTTAGGGACTAATGTCGAAGCAGGGGTTATATTAGGAAGGAAATTAAGCTTTGCTTTATTTCATTACATAAATATAAAAACAAATAATTTTACAACACCAAATATTACTGAACAAATTTCTGTCGATTGGAGTTCTCCTTATTTTGCTTCAGAATTAAATTTTCGCCTTCAAAATACAAAGGAGCTTTATTCTAGCAAGTGTTTGCTCGTAGATAATAATAAAAATGTTGTACACAGTGAATGCGTTAATAGTCGAGCACAAGTGTGGGGTTATGACAACGATGAAAAACAATTTAAAACAAGATTATTTAATGAAAGCTGTCTTAATTTAGACCAAATGGGGTATTTAACTGTAAATACATGTAATATTAATTTTAATCAAAAATGGGTACTAAATGATCAAGGTCATATTCAATTAAGTAGTGATAAAAGTAAAGTCATTGGACTTGATTCATTTAATAAAGTAAGAATAGTCGATATAAATTCTGATAAAAAAATACACCTAGAAGCTTATAGTGCTGTTTTATAATTCTCAGAATTTTTCATAAATAGCAGAGATTTTAGCACTTGTTCATTTAAAATATCGAAAGTATCTAATATTTTTAAATGCGTTTTAGCTTTATTTATTTGAAATATTTTTCTAATATCAAAATTATCAATTAAAATACTATCACATTGATTTAAACTTAGATAAGCTAAAATATTATTAAAAACCCTATTAACATGAGCATTTATTCCAGATTGTTTTGAACAAATTATAACTTCATTAATCATCTCTAAAAGATTGTCATTACAAAAATATTGTACATTTAAACCATCTAATTGATCTTGAAAAACTTTGTTTTCAAAACTATTTCCTGTAGAAATTATTGCCACCTTTTTTAATGAACTATTTTTTATAACATTAACGCTTTCAATAACTGAGAAATAAAAATCCAGTTTAGCATTTGAATTACTTAAAAATAGATCTTTAAAAACAAACATTTCACTAGAAGGTATAATTAAATGATAAACATTTATTAAACGAAAGTCATTTAAACATTTAATTATTTCTTTTCTTATTTCACTTTCTTCAAATTTTAAATAATTTTCAGCAACAGAATGCAAAATAATATTAATTTTATTTTTTAATCCTTCTTTACTTTTTTTCTTATTATAAAATTCAAAAAAATTTTCTAAATACTGCAATGAAAAATTAGAACCAGTTAGTGATAGTATTCCCAAATATAAGGTCTCTTCCATAAAAACTCCTAATTCAAATACCAACGAAAAGAAATTGGTAAAATCTGCAGTTGATAAACACTTGAACCAATATTTCCACCAACCATATCTACAGAATATGTATAAACAAAATTAACTGATGGAGTATATGCTAAGTGTTTATTAACAAAGGTCGCATATAGTAAATTAGTTAAAAAATTTATTCCATTTTTTTTAGAAGTGGTTGTTGTATATCCATTAACAGTTCCTTGATTTAAATAATAGTAATAAGATAGTCTAAACAAAATTTCTAAAGAACTTTCATCACTAAAATTTGGAAATAAATATAAATAAGGTCCTAGCAATAAATTATTTTCAACTGTTTCTTTTAAATTTGAGTTGTTCCCTAAAGTTTTTTGACTATAGTTGATGCTAGAGTATAAACCAAATTCTGCTTTAGAAAACTCCTTACCGATATACATCCCTCCTTCAGTTGAAGAATTAAAAGGGTTTATCAGAATATTTGGACGAAAATTTAAATGTTTAGTTTTAAAGCAAATTTCTAGCCCTGGTCGTGCAGTTAGTATTTGATTATTCATTCCTGATTTATTTGAATCTTCCGAATTAATAAAGCTATAATCATAAAAAAAAATATCTGTTTGGACAAAATTACAAGTTTCAGGCTTTTCATTAGATTCCGAGAATGCATTACTATTGAAGGATATAAAAAAAACTAAAAATATAAATTTTAACATAATTTGCCTATAAATATTATTTTACTCTCCAAAAAAAACTTAAATGTAGATTTTTTTAATTGTCTCATATATGAGTATATAAAAGCAATCCCATTTGCCATGGGATTTCTCAATAAAATTAGGTGCTAATTCCCAAAATGAAGGAGTCCATTTCTATGGAAACTATCCGAACTATTAAATCTCAGAATAAGAAATTTACTTTTTCCTTTGAAGAAATTGTTTCGGATTATCGACTTGCAGTAAGAAGCAGATATGCTAGTTTAACAGGCAGAAAAGAAGTATTAACTGGCAAAGCTAGTTTTGGAATATTTGGCGATGGCATAGAGCTTCCACAAATAGCAGCAAGTAAAGCTTTTGCTAAAGGAGATTTTAGAACAGGCTACTATAGAGATCAAACATTTGAAATGGCACTTGGGAATGTTTCTGTAACTCAATTTTTTTCACAACTTTATGCTGACCCTGATATTAGTAACGAACCACATTCTGGTGGACGACAAATGAACTCCCATTTTGGTATTCGTTTACTTGATGAAAACGGTTTCTTTAAAAATCAACTTGAAAATAAAAACTCTATCTCTGACATTTCTCCTACAGCAGGACAAATGAGTCGAATGCTTGGTTTAGCTTATGCGTCTAAACTTTATCGAAATGAAAAAGTATTGCATTCAGAAGGACATCATTACTCAAATCAAGGAAACGAAATTGTTTTTGGAACGATTGGTGATGCATCAACTTCAGAAGGAATTTTTTTCGAAACAATGAATGCTGCAGGAGTTTTACAAATTCCATTGTTAATGTCTGTATGGGATAATGGATTTGGAATTTCAGTTCCAAGACATTTACAAACAGTAAATAATTCTATCTCACAAGCTCTTTCAGGATTTCAAAATAGCCAAGACAACAAAGGCATCTCAATTTATCAAGTAGAAGCTTGGAATTATGTTGATCTCTGCGAAACATATCTTACAGCAGCTGAGCACGTTAGAAAAAATCATAAACCCGCATTAGTGCACGTAATAGAAGTAACCCAACCGCAAGGTCATTCAACAAGCGGAAGTCATGAAAGATATAAATCTAAAGAAAGATTAGATTGGGAAAAAGAATACTGCTGCATTAAAAAATTTAGGGAATGGATAATTGCCAAAAATATTTCAACAGAAAACGAGCTAAATTTAATTGATGAAGAAGAAAAAATATACGTTGAAAAATGCCGTTCTGAAGCATGGGAATTATTAATAAATCCAATAAAAAAAGAATTAAAATCAGCTTTGCATTATTTAAATTTAGTTTTAAGCAATACACAAAATTCTGAATCCATAAAACAGTGCATATATAATTTAGAAAATACTGTTTCTTTAAATAGAAGAGTCATTCATTCAAATTTATTTAAAGCTATTATCAATATACGCAATGAAGAATCTTCAGAAAAAAATCAACTTATCCAATTTTTTAACGAGTTTTCAAGAAAATATAATTATATTTATGAAAGCAAATTATACAGTGATTCTAAGCATTCTCCTTTAAATATCAAAAAAATTGATCCCATTTATTCTCCACAAGGAGAAACCGTTGATGGTAGAATTGTCCTGCAGAAATGTTTTGAACAACAATTTTTAAACAATCCTAAATTTTTTGTACTTGGCGAAGATGTAGGCAAATTAGGAGATGTTAACTTAGTATTTGAAGGATTAAATGCAAAATTTGGTGATTTAAGAGTAACTGATACCGGTATTCGAGAAGCCTCTATTCTAGGCCAGGGTATAGGAGCAGCTATCAGAGGTTTAAGACCATTAGTTGACATCCAGTATCTTGATTATTTTTTATATTGCCTACAAACAGCTTCAGACGATCTCTCTACTTTACTTTATAGAACAGCTGGTGGACAAAAATCACCCGTTATCATTCGCACAAAAGGGCACAGGCTCGAAGGAATTTGGCACACAGGTTCACCTATGGGGACTATTTTAAATTCAATTAGAGGAATGTATTTATGCGTTCCAAGAAATATGACTCAAGCAGCAGGAATGTATAATACTTTACTTCAATCTGATAATCCTGCTTTAGTAATCGAGGTACTAAACTCTTATCGTCTAAAAGAAAAAATTCCTGATAATATTGGTTCCTTTACTGTTCCTTTAGGTCATCCAGAAATCATAAAAAATGGAGAGCATATTACAATTGTAACCTATGGTGCTTGTTGTAAACTCGCAATGGAAGCTGCTAGTGATTTAGAAAAAATGAATATTTCTGTTGAAATTATCGATATTCAAACATTATTGCCTTTTGATTTAACAAATACAATTTTACATTCTATTAAGAAAACCAATGCTGTTTTATTTTTAGATGAAGATGTTCCAGGGGGAGCATCTGCATATATGATGCAACAGTCTATTGAACGAGATAAGGCTTTCCACTTTTTAGATTGCATGCCTAGAACATTATCTGCAAAAGATAATAGGGGAGCTTATGGGCGCGATGGCGATTTTTATTGCAAACCTCAAACCGAGCATATTATCGAAATTTGTTATCAAATTATGCAAGAAAGATCCCCCAAAAAATTCCATGATTTTTATAATCAAGAAGTAAGACGTCAAGGTGCAATATCAGCTGAAAATTCCTTAAAATTGACTCATAATACAACGCTAGATAATTTTTAAAGTATAAAAGTATAAAAATATAAATATGTAGGCTAAAAATCATAGTACTTAGTTATGGAACTCTGATTAAGTTTACATTATTTCCTTTAGAAGATAAGTTTATTTTGCTATTTTTTTTAAAAACTAAAATTTTTAAAATTTATAATAAAAAAATATTAGAAGGAAATACTCAGATGAAAAAAATTGCACTTGCTAAAGTAATTTCTACCTCGTTTTTAATAATTAGTAACACATCCTATGGTAACAATAATTTAATGAATCATAAAAATATGGATTCCAATTTATTTTTAGTTTCTAAAAACAGTGAAAATGGAAAAAATGGCGAAAATGGTAAAAATGGAAAAAATGGAAAAAACGGTAAAAATGGCGAAAATGGAAAAAACGGTGGAAACGGTGGAAATGGTGGAAACGGTGGAAATGGTGGAAATGGTGGAAATGGTGGAAACGGTGGAAATGGCGGAAATGGTGGAAATGGTGGAAATGGCGGAAATGGCGGAAATGGCGGAAATGGCGGAAATGGCGGAAATGGCGGAAATGGCGGAAATGGCGGAAATGGCGGATAATAAATTTATTAAGGGACATAGCACTAAGATATTCTGAATATGTTTCTATCCCCCATTTGAAGTTGTCACTTTTTATAATGGATAATTGAAAATACTTTAATAATAGTCTCAATAATTGGAAAAAGTATAATTATTTTAATAAAAATATAGTCCTAAATCTCTACTATGGTATAAAAACAAGAGCAAATTATTACAAAAAATAAAATAAGCGTATAAAAAATAGATAAAAAGATCTAGCAAATTTTTTATGTGAGTAACTTTTTTTTAAAGTCAATTCATCTTTCTTTTTTCTTCAAAGAAAATAATTTTTGATTTTTTATTTGACAATATATTTTATTTATACCCAAAATAAGAATCAAGCAATAAAAAAAACCGAGAGGCCAAATAATGTAGCCAATTGTAATTATTAAACTAAAAGCTATACCCCCTAAATCACTATTACTCATATTATTGAATAAAAAACCAGAGAAAATTATTGCGAAAAATAAAATTGGTATATAAATACTTAATTTAAAAATTGATAAAAAAGAAATAACAAATTTTTTAATATGAGTTACTTTCTTTATTTTAAAAGTCAATTCATCCTTCTTTTCTACTTCAAGAAAAATCAATTCTTTTTGCTTGTTTATTTCAGAAAATATTCTTTTTTTATAGCCAAAATAAGAATCTAGCAACCAAAAAAACAGCGGTAAGAATACAATTAATAATTTGTAATATAATGCATTTTTAGATATATTTTCTGATAATTCAATATATAATAAAATAATTTTAATAGAAAAAATTACTGCAATAAGTTTTATAAAAAAAGTATTTGTAACAATTAGTTTCATTATTTTAAGTGTTTTTCTAATCATTTTTAATAACCTATAATTTGTTAGAGAATAGTTAAGAAGTACTATCAACGCAAAATACTATCAACGCAAAATACTATCAACGCAAAATACTATCAACGCAAAATACTATCAACGCAAAATACTTTCCACATTTTTTAGAAAAAGATATGGAAAATGTAAAATAATTTTAATAATATTCTTTGTTGTATGAGGAGTAATTGGCACCCATTTTTCTAAATTTTACCTGGCAAATAAGACACACCTGATTTTTCTTCCGCAATTGGTTTATTAAGGATAATTTTTTTTCCAGCCGTTTTTCCATCGGAATAAAAATCAGAATAAACACTTCCACTACCTGATGATTTTGTGCTCAATTTTGGATATAATTTTTTAGTATAATTATTTAAATAAGTCATTTCTTCTTTAAGTAGCATTGGTAAATTAAATTCTTCACTTTCAATATTTTGCTTTATATTTTGTTCATTTTTCCTATTTTGTTTCTCTAATTTAGAATGAAAACCTTCAATCACCCCTTTTTGAAAAGATAATTTATATTTAGCAGATATATTTCCATTTTTTTGGTATTCAAGCCATAGCTTTTCAATTTTATCTTTTAAAAAATAAAAAACGTACTCTGCCATTTTTATGTTACTTTTCTTTCCAATTATTTCGACAGATTTATACGATTCTTGGTTTAAGTAGTCATACATTTCACCATAAATAATATTCACAAAAAAATGGTTTTGAATAAGAGCAAAAATAAATTGATAGGTACTGGGCACTACTTTTCTGTTAAAATTTATAAAAAAACTTTCATACAACTCATTATTTTTTTTCTGGATATTTTCAATATTATATTTTTGATATATTTCTTGCACTTTTTGCATAGCCAAATACGCTTCATGTTCATTTACAGATTGTGCTAAATTTAAAAGTTTTTCTACTTTTCTTAGCATCACTTGATCTTCTGAACTTAAATTAGGAAAATCTTCTTTTGCTGCTAAATCATCGAAATTTAACTTAGCTTTTCTAAACCTTGGAAGAACTGCAATTGTCTCACATGCTTGTTGAAAAAGTGAATCGTGCCCAGAATCTGACTGATATAGTTGAGTTACTATTTGGTGTGCCATTTCATGTTTTAATACTTGAATAACAACATTCCAAGGATATTCTGTAATTAATTTTCGCGACAACCGAATTGTTTTAAAAGTGGGGTTCCAACTCCCCCATTCAGATGTTAAATCTTCAATAGTTATCATTGGTTTTGTCAATTTAATTTTATATAAATAGCAAATGTAATCGTACTCTTTATAGAGTTGGAAAATAACTTTTGAAAACATTTCAGATAATAGAGACTCGAAATTCATATTTCCTCTAAATTTATTTAAGAAAAAAGCGATAATGATCTTCTTTAAAAAACTTAATCTTTAATAGGAGATAAAGTTGCCTTTGTCGTAACAGTTTTACTATCTTTAATTTTATCGGACAATTGTCCATCCGATATTTTTTGGGTAAAGATAGGAACAACGACTTCTTTAGTTATGCCACCTGACAATAAAAGATCAATCCGTGTTTTTGGAAGAATCAAATTTTGATCACCAACAAAATATGTTAGCGAAAAGTCACCATCAGGTAAATAAACTTCATCGGGTTTGAAATACATTAAATCAATAGATTTACCATATATACTGGGACTTTTTGCTTCAAAGCGCACAAAATCTGTTTTTGTATTTCCTGATGTATATTTTATTTCCCATTTTAATTTGACTCTACTTAATTTATCTATTCTAACAGAATCTTCAGATGTCACTAAATTCTTAAAAATGCCTTTAATTCCTTCAACTCCATATTCGTATTTTTGATCAAAAACTAAAAAGGGCATGTCAGGCATAACAGTCATTAATACAAATGGCATTCTATTCGCATGAATAGTAATTCGTGGTGGTAGTTTACATTTTTCATATTTTTCAGGACAGGTAGGAGAATTAATTTGCACCCCACGTGTCTTAACCTCAGTAATTTGATTTTCTGAAACATCTACATATTTTTCAATTTCTGTACCTTCCAGCGTTACTCTGTAGTTACCAGGAAATACAGGATAATCCGTATTTAATCTAAACAATACTTTTTCATTAATATATGCAAATATTGGTTGACCACCTGCTTTTAAGCGTTCTTCAATTGGAAAATAGCGAGGAGAAACGATTCGCATTACCCCTAGTTTTATATCAAAATTAGAAAAATCTTTTATTTGAATTATTTTATTGCTACCATTTACTTCTATCTGATATCTTCCACTTTGTAGCCAAATTGTTCCATTAACAGGAGAAGAAATAACAAATTTTTTTTCTTGTGTTGATAAATCTAATGGATAGGAAAAAAACTTACTAGAATCCGTATTTATTGGTGAAGACAATGTGAGTGGCCATAATTGCACTTTTTTTTCAGAATAAATGAGAGGATCTAAATTAAATTCAACATTTCTTCCTGAAATAGAAAGTACATTTTTCCCTGGTAAAATATCAAAATCACTTTTATTAATAAACCAATGTTCTTGTTTATTTAAAGGGTCAAGACAATAACTATTAAAAGTATTGCTTAAAGAATTTTCTAATTGATTATTATTTTTACTATTAAATACTAAACTAACTTTACTCATAACAATTTTTTGATCTTTTGTTCCGTCATGATTAAACTCATAAGAACTGCATTCATTTGCAAGAGCATATATTCCAACTGGCAATAAGGTTTTTGTATTTGTCGTAATTCGCATAAGTGGATAATATATTTTTTTATTATTACTATTATTAACTTTATAAATTGTTACGTTTTTATTAGGATTTCCTAAAAATACAAAATACCTTTTATCTTCAGAAGATGAATTTTTATTACATGAATTAATAATTAGTATTAAAAATAAAAAAACAAAAAATCTCAATTATCACACCTCAGCATAGTTTGTATTGAAAAATATTTATGCACTTTGAATTGCTTAAGCTTTCCTACAATAGCCACATCTTTACCTTTTTGCATACAAGGTAAATAAGCAGTTATATTTTCAGTTGTAACTTGAATATAACCTGTTTTGTCTTCCAATACAAACCAAAGACCTCCGGGACCTACATCAAATATTTTTCCACTTAAAATAACAGGAATATCATAATAAGTTTTTGGAGTTAAAATTAATAATTTTATATCAACAAGTCTTGTTTTTTTCTCGCAACTTCCAATTAATAAAAGGCTAATGATCAGCAGCAGCAGGTTGTTCATCTTCATTTTCTGTTTCCTCTTTTAGGTCAAATGTTAACTCTGCTACTATTTTATCTAAATCTATAATACCTCTAATTCTATCCCCTACCCTTGAAACTCCAGCTAATATTTTATATTCAGCAGGAAAGAAATTTTGTGGAATAGATTCTATTTCCGAAGGTTGTAGACGAACAAATTCAGTTATATCATCAACAATGACACCAAAACCACCATAATCACAATGCAAAATAATTACTCTTGTAGTAGAATCAGCTTTTCCTCTTTCAAATTTCAAAAATCTTCTTAAATTTAACACTGGCATAATTTCACCGCGTAAAGCAATGATACCCTCCATCATAAATTTAGCACCCGGAACAAAAGTTATTGTTGTTAACATAATAATTTCTCTTACCAATGACATAGGTAACAGAAATTCTTCTTTATGCAATTTAAAACCGATATATTGAACACCTGGTGTTTGTACTACTCCTTCATCGGTAACATCATTAATATATCCAGATGCAGTATCATCTTGATAAGGCAATTGCACTTGTTGACCGCCAGCAGCATCACCTGAAAAAGAAACAAATTTTTTAACTTGCAACTGCAGCACGATTTTGGTACCCCGATTTAGTTTGTGAGAAGTCGTCTATTATTTCACCAACATCCAATACTAAAGCTACTCTTCCATTTCCTAAAACACATCCTCCAGCAACTCCGCGCCGTTTTCCCATAAGTCTGCCTAAAGATTTAATAACAATTTCCTGTTGACCTTGAAGTTGATCAACTACTACTCCAACTCTTTTTTCACCCACTCCAACAACCACAAATATTATTCTTGGTTTAGAATGCCTCATTCTAAAAGAAAAACTTTGATTTGAATTGGATTGTTTTATTTCTACAGATTTTTCTTCATTTGGTTTATCATTATTTTCACCTTCATTATGATGTTTTATTCTTTGTATATCTGCAACGGAATACCACATTAAATCATTCATTGCATGCAGATCAAACACATCTGCAAGTTTGAGTAAAGGAAGTACTCTATCTCTTAATTTAACGAAATCTGCACTTCCCATTTTTTGCACTTCTTCTGGTCTAATGCGGATACTTTCAATTACATTTACTAGAGGAATAGCATAACTTTCACCTTTAGTTTCAACCATAAGACTTGGAATAATAGCTAAAGTTAAAGGTAATTTTATTGTTGTTGTGGTTCCTTTTCCAAGTTCACTATCTAATTCAATAATTCCTTTTAACTTCACAATACTCTTTTTAACGACGTCCATCCCAACGCCACGACCAGAAATATTTGTTACTTTTTCAGCAGTAGAAAATCCTGATTCAAAAATTAAAGAAAATATTTCTTTATTTGTCATATGATCAGCTTCTTTAATAATTCCTCTTTCTATTGCTTTATTTCTTATTTTAT of Pigmentibacter sp. JX0631 contains these proteins:
- a CDS encoding leukocidin family pore-forming toxin — translated: MQKNKVTLYSLSSILILFLISCGKKDNTHSETTTEYTYPGLVVLKEENNKHNYLNDYENYTPLYLEKNSDKTKKLASNVIKEISGLSFASNYVLVAKTNNGPKFYVYNEKPSNEMLNKHLELLVSDKDFQNKNIKNVKSTLTNATVNITLVRRNIQCPMLMFFDEEELKDYCINNAFLELNYKVDLSGSKITMKEDPKTGQLIKTENAKYLMVSVSPDEEGGTGWHLADDINQGFNRSEFLRSKRDFVGPYANKYNFWVNEITSTNDVKLVKTFPQNTNPGSTVTQSHGTTIGLSGNIVGGVMNHNPNANVSLGASIQISNLRNVSYNTYEYTIENISYNNKAKWMWDSKVNDKICDYLTRKDFNTCHFTEAAWQKSWSANRGKFSAISHKSFTPSFQAVFKTSKQNQGNSIFELGTNVEAGVILGRKLSFALFHYINIKTNNFTTPNITEQISVDWSSPYFASELNFRLQNTKELYSSKCLLVDNNKNVVHSECVNSRAQVWGYDNDEKQFKTRLFNESCLNLDQMGYLTVNTCNINFNQKWVLNDQGHIQLSSDKSKVIGLDSFNKVRIVDINSDKKIHLEAYSAVL
- the clpB gene encoding ATP-dependent chaperone ClpB; the encoded protein is MAYQFTHRAQSAINDAHTVAKQNGNPELTPAHILSAIFNENEEIVKMLCQNLGLKVTQISSELKKIVDTLPKVSGGSEPTSGPFLSSYLETADKIRKEIQDEYISIEHFVIAAPTCKQPTVANLFNRYNLDTNTLQKSILAIRGNNKVTDQSPENKLGVLEKYARDLTKLAEENKLDPVIGRDSEVRRVIQILSRRTKNNPILIGEPGVGKTAIAEGLAQRIIRGDVPETLKNRKLLSLDIAGMVAGAKFRGEFEERLKAVLKAVQDAAGKIILFIDEIHTMVKAGGGEGSMDAGNMLKPALARGELRCIGATTLEEYRIIEKDTALERRFQPVIVNPPSVEDTITILRGLKERYEIHHGIRIKDNALIAAATLSDRYITDRFLPDKAIDLIDEASSRLKIQLDSVPEKIDTIERKIAQYKIELVALSKETDYQAIGRKTDIENQLRELENEAKLMRNKWQLAKGSVNEINKLKKDLEQARVKMEEYERRTDYARASEIKFGEMPKLQERLRALTQSSSQSPNEEKHDENSVFLKEEVDAEDIATVVSTWTGIPVNKLFAAERQRLLKLENELRDSVVGQDHALQAVANAIRLTRSGLKDPNKPMGSFLFLGPTGVGKTETAKALAKSLFDTEKSMIRIDMSEYMEQHSVSRLIGAPPGYVGFEDGGQLTEAVRRKPYTVVLFDEIEKAHPKVLNVLLQMLDDGRLTDGQGRTINFQNCIVIMTSNIGAHRILEAPEDARNSEQLKKLVMEEVLTHMRPELLNRIDETVIFNALREDVIEKIVSIQVSKLAQRLMQQQHMALEVNPEVISSIATEGWDVNFGARPLKRALQDLVEVPLSMELLEGKFNEGDTIIVKEDSKKNISFSKK